A window of the Hippoglossus stenolepis isolate QCI-W04-F060 chromosome 8, HSTE1.2, whole genome shotgun sequence genome harbors these coding sequences:
- the LOC118113931 gene encoding basic helix-loop-helix transcription factor scleraxis: MTFAMLRTAPPAGRFLYGDIALLSEDEDENGSEGSGSDEHSSNAFHLSSSSPSAFHIKMNRKRKMCAGIGIGGVGMGGMLGRLAPPGMSPPGEIRQRTAANARERDRTNSVNTAFTALRTLIPTEPADRKLSKIETLRLASSYISHLGNVLLLGEGLHDGQPCHAPSPPFFHVNSSPNRGSDQSTQPKHICTFCLSNQRKMNKDRDRKTAIRS; this comes from the exons ATGACATTCGCAATGCTGCGCACGGCGCCTCCCGCAGGCCGCTTCTTGTATGGCGACATCGCGCTCCTTTCCGAAGACGAAGACGAGAACGGGAGCGAGGGGTCTGGCTCCGATGAGCACAGCTCCAACGCCTTCCACCTGTCCTCCTCGTCCCCGTCTGCTTTCCACATCAAGatgaacaggaagaggaagatgtgtgCGGGAATTGGCATTGGAGGGGTAGGTATGGGGGGCATGTTGGGGAGGCTCGCCCCCCCAGGCATGTCTCCCCCGGGGGAAATTCGCCAGAGGACTGCAGCCAACGCGCGGGAAAGAGATCGCACCAACTCTGTCAACACGGCGTTCACGGCGCTGCGTACACTCATCCCCACCGAGCCTGCAGACAG GAAGCTGTCGAAGATCGAGACTCTACGTCTGGCCAGCAGCTACATCAGTCATCTTGGGAacgtcctgctgctgggtgaGGGACTTCATGACGGACAGCCGTGCCACGCTCCCTCACCACCGTTCTTCCATGTCAACTCCTCCCCCAACCGAGGATCTGACCAATCGACTCAGCCCAAGCACATCTGTACTTTCTGCCTCAGCAACCAGAGGAAAATG